From Salinirubellus salinus, the proteins below share one genomic window:
- a CDS encoding MFS transporter, with protein MVSLVRRYYLYRATLSSGFYIPVSVVYMESRGLGLAAIGLAQGAFLFSMVASELPTGYLGDRLGRRAALALGNAVVVAVMLGFTVADSPLDFVAVYAFWAVGWTFRTGTVDAWLYELLARRDADDEYARISGRSDSTVLVVSAVAALSAGLLYTVDPAAPFVANAALASLGVPLLFTLPETSGSEVDAGADGERRAADQLGVREALGVLRAQLSRPAIRWVVVYAALFNLAFSVTRVFEQPAMRAVGVPVAGLGVLYAGFKLVSAAAAGVAGPLEDRLGTHGVLLLMVPVVAVAYASFAVVPLLLLPALFVRRGLQRISRPVRNGYVNDHISGVGRATVLSGVSMALTLVSGTANVVGGRVAATVGPVQFLAATGVAVAVLAGLLWVATDPVRAPSGDTVPA; from the coding sequence ATGGTCTCACTGGTCCGCCGCTACTACCTCTACCGCGCCACGCTCTCCTCGGGGTTCTACATCCCGGTGTCGGTCGTCTACATGGAGTCCCGGGGGCTGGGCCTCGCGGCCATCGGCCTCGCGCAGGGGGCGTTCCTGTTCTCGATGGTCGCCTCGGAACTCCCGACGGGGTACCTCGGCGACCGGCTGGGCCGGCGTGCGGCGCTGGCGCTCGGGAACGCCGTCGTCGTCGCCGTGATGCTCGGGTTCACCGTCGCGGACTCGCCGCTCGACTTCGTCGCCGTCTACGCGTTCTGGGCCGTCGGCTGGACGTTCCGCACCGGAACCGTCGACGCGTGGCTCTACGAACTGCTCGCTCGGCGCGACGCGGACGACGAGTACGCCCGCATCAGCGGCCGCTCGGACTCGACGGTGCTCGTCGTCTCCGCTGTCGCCGCGCTGAGTGCCGGCCTGCTCTACACCGTCGACCCGGCCGCCCCGTTCGTGGCGAACGCGGCGCTGGCGTCGCTGGGCGTCCCGCTCCTGTTCACCCTCCCAGAGACGAGTGGGAGCGAAGTTGACGCCGGTGCAGACGGCGAGCGGAGGGCGGCCGACCAACTCGGGGTGCGCGAGGCGCTGGGCGTCCTCCGGGCGCAACTCTCCCGCCCGGCCATCCGCTGGGTGGTGGTCTACGCCGCGCTGTTCAACCTCGCGTTCTCGGTGACGCGGGTGTTCGAACAGCCGGCGATGCGGGCCGTCGGCGTCCCCGTCGCCGGCCTCGGGGTGCTGTACGCGGGGTTCAAACTGGTCTCGGCGGCCGCCGCCGGGGTCGCCGGGCCGCTCGAGGACCGGCTGGGCACCCACGGCGTCCTGTTGCTCATGGTCCCCGTCGTCGCCGTCGCCTACGCCAGTTTCGCCGTCGTGCCCCTGTTGCTCCTCCCGGCGCTGTTCGTCCGGCGCGGTCTCCAGCGCATCTCCCGCCCGGTCAGGAACGGCTACGTCAACGACCACATCTCGGGTGTCGGACGTGCGACGGTGCTCTCGGGGGTCTCGATGGCGCTCACGCTCGTCTCCGGTACCGCGAACGTCGTCGGCGGCCGGGTGGCCGCCACCGTCGGTCCGGTGCAGTTCCTCGCCGCCACCGGCGTCGCCGTCGCCGTCCTCGCGGGACTGCTCTGGGTGGCGACGGACCCCGTCCGAGCGCCGTCGGGCGACACCGTCCCGGCGTAG
- a CDS encoding DUF7561 family protein, which translates to MAKEPCEGCGQSVRIAGGIANLWSFEGDRTEGLTLELSDGSEFFLCYDCIEQLPDDPSEADVAALE; encoded by the coding sequence ATGGCGAAGGAACCGTGTGAGGGCTGTGGCCAGTCCGTCCGCATCGCGGGCGGCATCGCCAACCTCTGGTCGTTCGAGGGCGACCGGACCGAGGGGTTGACGCTCGAACTCTCGGACGGCTCGGAGTTCTTCCTGTGTTACGACTGCATCGAGCAACTGCCCGACGACCCGAGCGAGGCGGACGTGGCGGCGCTGGAGTGA
- a CDS encoding YkgJ family cysteine cluster protein, producing the protein MEVNCEGCAGCCIDWRAVAPADVSLDHERRGPYRPLDDSYNLVPLSSDEVRAFVRDGLGDALTPRLWRGEGGPSVEVDGHSLAAVDGHPVFFVGLRKPPKPVAPFGLDPTWLPTCVFLDPTTLQCRIHGDDLYPDACARYPGDNLALDADTECERVERAFGGERLLDDTAGDATPLLAPSAVGGRLFAHPDHSRIEGRVARLARGTATHEDRAEFVAVAAGATPGRLDVDDDHYERAREAVLAADSWVGTAVEEWAARAETERPDPSLGAVVEEDHGAPTTPGWAGSREES; encoded by the coding sequence ATGGAGGTGAACTGCGAGGGGTGTGCAGGGTGCTGCATCGACTGGCGGGCGGTCGCTCCCGCCGACGTCTCGCTGGACCACGAGCGCCGTGGCCCCTACCGGCCGCTCGACGACTCGTACAACCTCGTGCCGCTCTCGAGCGACGAGGTGCGGGCGTTCGTCCGGGACGGGCTGGGCGACGCGCTGACGCCACGTCTCTGGCGGGGGGAGGGCGGCCCCAGCGTCGAGGTGGACGGTCACTCGCTCGCGGCCGTCGACGGTCACCCCGTCTTCTTCGTCGGTCTGCGCAAGCCACCCAAGCCCGTCGCCCCCTTCGGCCTCGACCCGACGTGGCTCCCGACCTGCGTCTTCCTCGACCCGACCACGCTCCAGTGTCGCATCCACGGAGACGACCTGTACCCGGACGCCTGTGCGCGCTACCCCGGCGACAACCTCGCGCTGGACGCCGACACGGAGTGCGAGCGGGTCGAGCGGGCGTTCGGCGGCGAGCGGCTGCTGGACGACACGGCCGGCGACGCGACACCGCTGCTCGCGCCGAGCGCCGTCGGGGGACGCCTGTTCGCCCACCCGGACCACTCGCGCATCGAGGGGCGGGTCGCCCGACTCGCGCGCGGCACGGCAACCCACGAGGACCGCGCCGAGTTCGTCGCCGTCGCCGCGGGTGCCACCCCCGGCCGCCTCGACGTTGACGACGACCACTACGAACGGGCTCGCGAGGCGGTGCTGGCGGCCGACTCGTGGGTCGGTACCGCCGTCGAGGAGTGGGCGGCGCGGGCCGAGACCGAGCGCCCGGACCCGTCGCTCGGGGCCGTCGTCGAGGAGGACCACGGCGCCCCCACCACGCCGGGATGGGCCGGGAGTCGGGAGGAGAGTTAA
- a CDS encoding NAD(P)H-binding protein, translating into MRVLVTGATGFVGGRLVPTLLEAGHEVVTLVRDPEGYDAPDGVEVQTGDLLEHGSFEAALEAIDVVYYLVHSMRAGEDYAERDRRAAHNFARAAEDAGVDRVIYLGGLGEERDHLSEHLRSRREVEYILSNAAFDFTALRAAIVVGDGSASFRMVEQMARKLPVMVAPKWVRTPVQPIAIDDVLQYLVGVLDVPETRGETYEIGGPDVLTYEDVIRRTARLLTGSEPFILPVPVLSPRLSSYWLGFVTDVPRSVAIPLVLGLKNPVVVSDHRMEELVTFERTPFDEAVREALGDRVRTGEPGDEDEPARVPLDEDEPASEGGEEATGSGGESAADSESASSERPELG; encoded by the coding sequence ATGCGCGTTCTCGTCACAGGAGCGACCGGGTTCGTCGGGGGGCGACTGGTCCCCACCCTCCTCGAGGCCGGTCACGAGGTCGTCACCCTCGTCCGCGACCCCGAGGGGTACGACGCACCCGACGGCGTCGAGGTGCAGACCGGCGACCTGCTGGAGCACGGCTCGTTCGAGGCCGCCCTCGAGGCCATCGACGTCGTCTACTACCTCGTCCACTCGATGCGGGCCGGCGAGGACTACGCCGAGCGCGACCGTCGGGCCGCCCACAACTTCGCGCGGGCGGCCGAGGACGCCGGCGTCGACCGCGTCATCTACCTCGGCGGCCTCGGCGAGGAGCGCGACCACCTCTCCGAACACCTCCGCTCGCGCCGCGAGGTGGAGTACATCCTCTCGAACGCCGCGTTCGACTTCACCGCACTCCGGGCGGCCATCGTCGTCGGCGACGGGAGCGCCTCGTTCCGCATGGTCGAGCAGATGGCGAGGAAACTCCCCGTGATGGTCGCCCCGAAGTGGGTCCGCACCCCGGTCCAGCCCATCGCCATCGACGACGTGCTCCAGTACCTCGTCGGGGTGCTGGACGTGCCGGAGACCCGTGGCGAGACCTACGAGATCGGCGGTCCCGACGTGCTCACCTACGAGGACGTCATCCGGCGTACCGCGCGCCTGCTGACGGGGAGCGAACCGTTCATCCTCCCCGTCCCCGTCCTGAGCCCGCGGCTCTCCTCGTACTGGCTCGGGTTCGTCACCGACGTCCCCCGGAGCGTCGCCATCCCGCTCGTGCTGGGGCTGAAGAACCCCGTCGTCGTGAGCGACCACCGCATGGAGGAGCTCGTCACGTTCGAGCGCACGCCGTTCGACGAGGCGGTCCGCGAGGCGCTCGGCGACCGGGTGCGTACCGGGGAGCCCGGCGACGAGGACGAGCCCGCGCGGGTCCCCCTCGACGAGGACGAACCGGCCAGCGAGGGTGGGGAGGAGGCCACCGGCTCGGGGGGGGAGTCGGCGGCCGACTCGGAATCGGCTTCCTCCGAGCGACCCGAGCTGGGGTAG
- a CDS encoding cupin domain-containing protein has product MTNPLTERRLSDEEPYEIIHNPVVGEEFRLLERDSDADGEFLRAEVRYRSDATRFVEHVHPQQDETFHVLDGALLVSVDGVERSLTPGEQVTLPAGVPHEHGTVQGTETRVLWEARPPLAAATLLRMLATLAEEGNTDARGTPNLLAMAVFADTHSDFIYLARPSIPTQKLLFKLLAPVGRLRGYSTDYPAPSGAPSA; this is encoded by the coding sequence ATGACGAACCCACTGACCGAGAGACGACTGTCCGACGAGGAGCCGTACGAGATAATCCACAACCCGGTCGTCGGCGAGGAGTTCCGATTGCTGGAGCGCGATTCGGACGCCGACGGTGAGTTTCTCCGGGCCGAGGTCCGCTATCGGTCGGACGCGACACGGTTCGTGGAACACGTCCACCCGCAGCAGGACGAGACGTTCCACGTACTCGACGGGGCGTTGCTCGTCAGCGTCGACGGCGTCGAGCGGTCGCTCACACCTGGAGAACAGGTCACACTCCCGGCCGGTGTCCCCCACGAGCACGGGACCGTCCAAGGCACGGAGACGCGAGTCCTGTGGGAGGCACGACCGCCGCTGGCCGCGGCGACACTCCTCCGGATGCTCGCCACACTGGCAGAGGAGGGGAACACCGACGCGAGAGGGACGCCGAACCTCCTGGCGATGGCAGTCTTCGCCGACACGCACTCGGATTTCATCTATCTGGCGCGCCCCTCCATCCCGACGCAGAAACTGCTGTTCAAACTCCTCGCTCCGGTCGGCCGCCTCAGAGGGTACTCGACGGACTATCCCGCACCATCGGGGGCGCCCTCCGCGTGA
- a CDS encoding SPFH domain-containing protein, translated as MVTGIVQLNVASVVGLVLLALAVVTVADSVEIVQAYEKRALTVFGDMQGLLDPGVHVVPPFVSKTYVFDMRTEAMDVPRQEAITRDNSPVTADAVVYIRVMDAERAFLEVDDYRKATLNLAQTTLRAVLGDMELDETLSRRDEINRRIRTQIDEPTNEWGVRVESVEVREVKPSGDVEAAMEQQTAAERRRRAMILEAQGERRSAIERAQGDKQSNIVRAQGEKQAQILEAQGDAISTVLRARAAESMGEKAVIDKGMETLSKIGTSPSTTFVLPQELTSLVGRYGKHLSGSDVATPAERVESREFDAETRELLGLDDIEELVDEQHTGNGHEEAKEDAEPESI; from the coding sequence CTGGTCACCGGCATCGTCCAGTTGAACGTCGCCTCGGTGGTCGGCCTCGTCCTGCTGGCGCTGGCCGTCGTCACCGTCGCCGACAGCGTCGAGATCGTCCAGGCCTACGAGAAGCGCGCACTCACCGTCTTCGGCGACATGCAGGGCCTGCTCGACCCCGGCGTCCACGTCGTCCCGCCGTTCGTCTCGAAGACCTACGTCTTCGACATGCGGACCGAGGCGATGGACGTCCCCCGGCAGGAGGCCATCACGCGGGACAACTCACCGGTCACCGCGGACGCCGTCGTCTACATCCGCGTGATGGACGCCGAGCGGGCGTTCCTCGAGGTCGACGACTACCGGAAGGCGACGCTGAATCTCGCGCAGACGACGCTCCGTGCCGTCCTCGGTGACATGGAACTCGACGAGACGCTGTCGCGGCGCGACGAGATCAACCGCCGCATCCGGACCCAGATAGACGAACCCACGAACGAGTGGGGCGTCCGCGTCGAGAGCGTCGAGGTCCGGGAGGTCAAACCCTCGGGCGACGTGGAGGCGGCGATGGAGCAGCAGACCGCCGCCGAGCGCCGTCGCCGCGCGATGATCCTGGAGGCGCAAGGGGAACGCCGGAGCGCCATCGAGCGGGCGCAGGGTGACAAGCAGTCGAACATCGTCCGCGCGCAGGGGGAGAAGCAGGCCCAGATTCTGGAGGCGCAGGGTGACGCCATCTCGACCGTGCTCCGGGCGCGGGCGGCCGAGTCGATGGGCGAGAAGGCGGTCATCGACAAGGGGATGGAGACGCTCTCGAAGATCGGGACCAGTCCGTCGACGACGTTCGTCCTCCCGCAGGAGCTCACGTCGCTCGTCGGGCGCTACGGCAAGCACCTCTCGGGGAGCGACGTGGCGACCCCGGCCGAACGGGTCGAGAGCCGCGAGTTCGACGCGGAGACGCGCGAACTGCTCGGGCTGGACGACATCGAGGAGCTGGTCGACGAGCAGCACACGGGTAACGGCCACGAGGAGGCGAAAGAGGACGCGGAGCCGGAGTCGATCTAG
- a CDS encoding DUF5784 family protein, with translation MAGPLRFRVSRSNWSRDRVRQQLLSSLDDRFGARMTDPWFDCPGFEAVRLEMHNGDLALFCWREGEAYWLGNTETPQALWRTNKVTFAEAPAAVSRWAERELTARLETTDPWLTEYAYLTWFFLPVLCSKDGRDSTKEFFRDHAAGFPDATRDEALSYLNDLLKTGVLDDYRYTMAAKLGTSHGTDLTRMAATIGEFVAAGILDEAGLRFEPEIELGSGHALDYRVGGEHLVEVTRPLPPTQRDRANTAVAAVKETGGAKTTGQLKAHPGTTLFIDCSSFRDDEWAAVRGEKPDVGYKPTVVYRARPDGRVEAYSYGTVPFDLSPAVEWV, from the coding sequence GTGGCTGGCCCGCTCCGATTCCGCGTCTCCCGTTCGAACTGGTCACGTGACCGCGTGCGCCAGCAGTTGCTCTCCTCGCTCGACGACCGCTTCGGCGCCCGGATGACCGACCCGTGGTTCGACTGCCCCGGCTTCGAGGCGGTCCGGCTCGAGATGCACAACGGCGACCTCGCGCTGTTCTGCTGGCGAGAGGGCGAGGCGTACTGGCTCGGCAACACCGAGACCCCGCAGGCGCTCTGGCGGACGAACAAGGTGACGTTCGCCGAGGCACCCGCCGCCGTCTCGCGGTGGGCCGAGCGCGAACTCACCGCCCGGCTGGAGACCACCGACCCGTGGCTCACCGAGTACGCGTACCTGACGTGGTTCTTCCTCCCCGTCCTGTGTTCCAAGGACGGCCGGGACTCCACGAAGGAGTTCTTCCGCGACCACGCCGCCGGCTTCCCCGACGCCACCCGCGACGAGGCGCTCTCGTACCTGAACGACCTCCTGAAGACCGGCGTGCTCGACGACTACCGCTACACGATGGCGGCGAAACTCGGCACCTCGCACGGTACCGACCTCACGCGGATGGCCGCGACCATCGGGGAGTTCGTCGCCGCCGGCATCCTCGACGAGGCTGGCCTCCGGTTCGAACCCGAGATCGAGCTCGGGAGCGGGCACGCACTCGACTACCGCGTCGGCGGCGAGCACCTCGTCGAGGTGACCCGCCCGCTCCCGCCCACCCAGCGCGACCGGGCCAACACGGCCGTCGCCGCGGTGAAGGAGACGGGCGGGGCGAAGACGACGGGCCAGCTCAAGGCCCACCCCGGCACCACGCTGTTCATCGACTGCTCGTCGTTCCGCGACGACGAGTGGGCCGCCGTCCGCGGCGAGAAACCCGACGTGGGCTACAAGCCGACCGTCGTCTACCGCGCCCGGCCCGACGGGCGAGTCGAGGCCTACAGCTACGGGACGGTGCCGTTCGACCTCTCGCCCGCCGTGGAGTGGGTCTAG
- a CDS encoding alpha-ketoacid dehydrogenase subunit beta: protein MSRAQTPPMGDRERTMSRAMVEAIAWEMERNEEVFVMGEDVADYGGIFDSTQGLLEQFGHDRIMDVPISETAFIGAAVGAAQQGMRPIAELMFTDFFGVCMDQIYNQMAKNTYMSGGAFNVPMVLMTAVGGTYNDAAQHSQTLYGTFAHLPGMKVVVPSTAYDAKGLMHSAIRDDDPVVYMFHKRLMGIGWMPAPAGPKTGVPEEDYTIPFGEADVKRTGEDATVVTLGLHVHRALEAAETLAGDGIDTEVVDLRTLVPLDTETVLESVRKTGRLVVVDEDYRSFGVTGEIVARVAEEALGDLEAVQRVAVPDVPIPYSRPLEDEVIPGVEDIEAAVRATQ from the coding sequence ATGTCCAGGGCCCAGACGCCCCCGATGGGCGACCGCGAGCGGACGATGAGTCGAGCGATGGTCGAGGCCATCGCGTGGGAGATGGAGCGGAACGAGGAGGTGTTCGTGATGGGCGAGGACGTCGCCGACTACGGCGGCATCTTCGACTCCACGCAGGGACTGCTGGAGCAGTTCGGTCACGACCGCATCATGGACGTGCCCATCTCGGAGACGGCGTTCATCGGGGCCGCGGTCGGTGCCGCCCAGCAGGGGATGCGGCCGATTGCGGAGCTGATGTTCACCGACTTCTTCGGCGTCTGCATGGACCAGATCTACAACCAGATGGCGAAGAACACGTACATGAGCGGCGGGGCGTTCAACGTCCCGATGGTGCTGATGACGGCGGTCGGCGGGACCTACAACGACGCCGCCCAGCACTCCCAGACGCTCTACGGGACGTTCGCGCACCTCCCCGGGATGAAGGTGGTCGTCCCGTCGACGGCCTACGACGCCAAGGGGCTGATGCACAGCGCCATCCGCGACGACGACCCGGTCGTCTACATGTTCCACAAGCGGCTGATGGGTATCGGCTGGATGCCCGCCCCGGCCGGCCCGAAGACGGGCGTCCCCGAGGAGGACTACACCATCCCGTTCGGGGAAGCGGACGTCAAACGGACCGGCGAGGACGCCACCGTCGTCACGCTCGGCCTGCACGTCCACCGGGCGCTGGAGGCGGCCGAGACGCTCGCGGGTGACGGCATCGACACGGAGGTCGTGGACCTGCGGACGCTCGTCCCGCTCGACACGGAGACGGTCCTCGAGTCGGTCCGCAAGACCGGTCGCCTCGTCGTCGTCGACGAGGACTACCGCTCGTTCGGCGTCACCGGTGAGATCGTCGCTCGCGTGGCGGAGGAGGCCCTCGGCGACCTCGAGGCCGTCCAGCGGGTCGCGGTGCCCGACGTCCCCATCCCGTACTCGCGGCCGCTGGAGGACGAGGTCATCCCCGGCGTCGAGGACATCGAGGCGGCCGTGCGCGCCACCCAGTGA
- a CDS encoding thiamine pyrophosphate-dependent dehydrogenase E1 component subunit alpha, whose product MYEQMVTARYYEERLQEEYLEGKQPAFDISAGPIPGELHLAAGHEASGIGVCAHLRDEDTVTAPHRPHHIAIAKGVDLNRMTAEIFGRETGLCRGKGGHMHLFDPDVNFACSGIIAQGCPPAVGAALASKKRNDDTVAVAFLGDGAISQGGFLESLNLAALQGLPVVFVVEDNDWAISMPKERVSSIENGAERAVGFGMPGVRVDYDDVLAVYDAAEAAVERARAGNGPTLLELQVHRRMGHFMGDAESYRTNEDIDWADKQDPIPKLAADMRDAGVSDERIDELAASARERVEAAIEWAKEQPLPDPETAYEDVFVTEEPRRPAVPTGGDD is encoded by the coding sequence ATGTACGAGCAGATGGTCACTGCTCGGTACTACGAGGAGCGACTCCAGGAGGAGTACCTCGAGGGGAAACAGCCGGCGTTCGACATCTCGGCGGGGCCCATCCCCGGTGAGTTGCACCTCGCGGCCGGACACGAGGCCTCGGGCATCGGGGTCTGTGCCCACCTGCGCGACGAGGACACGGTGACTGCACCGCATCGGCCCCACCACATCGCCATCGCGAAGGGCGTGGACCTGAACCGGATGACGGCGGAGATATTCGGCCGAGAGACGGGCCTGTGCAGGGGGAAGGGCGGCCACATGCACCTGTTCGACCCGGACGTGAACTTCGCGTGCAGTGGCATCATCGCGCAGGGCTGTCCACCGGCGGTGGGCGCGGCACTCGCCTCGAAGAAGCGCAACGACGACACCGTGGCCGTCGCGTTCCTCGGTGACGGTGCCATCTCACAGGGTGGGTTCCTCGAGTCGCTGAACCTCGCGGCACTGCAGGGGCTCCCGGTGGTGTTCGTCGTCGAGGACAACGACTGGGCCATCAGCATGCCGAAGGAGCGGGTCTCGTCCATCGAGAACGGTGCCGAGCGGGCCGTTGGATTCGGGATGCCCGGCGTCCGAGTCGACTACGACGACGTCCTCGCGGTGTACGACGCGGCCGAGGCGGCGGTGGAGCGTGCCCGCGCCGGCAACGGGCCGACCCTGCTCGAACTGCAGGTCCACCGTCGGATGGGCCACTTCATGGGCGACGCCGAATCCTACCGCACGAACGAGGACATCGACTGGGCGGACAAGCAGGACCCCATCCCGAAGCTCGCGGCCGACATGCGCGACGCGGGCGTCAGCGACGAGCGCATCGACGAACTCGCGGCGAGCGCCCGCGAGCGCGTGGAGGCGGCCATCGAGTGGGCGAAAGAGCAGCCACTCCCCGACCCCGAGACGGCCTACGAGGACGTGTTCGTGACCGAGGAGCCACGTCGTCCTGCGGTCCCGACCGGAGGTGACGACTGA
- a CDS encoding DUF7530 family protein: MGSANVPEYGETWVYESIIGALPGISVSRPLALAIQLVAFEVGILALAWYYDLWAAALAGTAAVFVAAIGSVEMLRISTLTRSVDVPESYRRLLFGSSVEVVLAVLAYVALVTHLFVFDPQQRAGGALVEQLFGPDPPVLVVYLTLLVLWDVCYRIGTNWWAAVTAVWRAATFRLDAETRRAFRRADLETMVFGLLQVVLVPFVLEQPVILAALVGHVAAVTVATGLAVALSYRYG; the protein is encoded by the coding sequence ATGGGGAGCGCGAACGTCCCGGAGTACGGCGAGACCTGGGTGTACGAGAGCATCATCGGCGCGCTCCCGGGCATCTCGGTGTCGCGCCCGCTGGCGCTGGCCATCCAGCTCGTCGCGTTCGAGGTGGGCATCCTCGCGCTGGCGTGGTACTACGACCTCTGGGCGGCGGCGCTCGCCGGGACGGCGGCGGTGTTCGTCGCCGCCATCGGGAGCGTCGAGATGCTCCGGATCTCCACGCTGACCCGGTCGGTCGACGTCCCCGAGAGCTACCGGCGCCTGCTGTTCGGCTCCAGCGTCGAGGTGGTGCTCGCGGTGCTGGCGTACGTCGCGCTGGTGACCCACCTGTTCGTGTTCGACCCGCAACAGCGGGCGGGCGGGGCGCTCGTCGAGCAACTGTTCGGCCCGGACCCGCCGGTGCTGGTCGTCTACCTCACGCTGCTCGTGCTCTGGGACGTCTGTTATCGCATCGGCACGAACTGGTGGGCGGCGGTGACGGCGGTGTGGCGGGCGGCGACGTTCAGGCTGGACGCGGAGACGCGGCGCGCGTTCCGGCGGGCGGACCTGGAGACGATGGTGTTCGGGTTGTTGCAGGTGGTGCTGGTCCCGTTCGTGCTGGAACAGCCGGTGATACTGGCGGCGCTCGTGGGGCACGTCGCGGCCGTGACGGTGGCGACGGGGCTGGCCGTCGCGCTCTCGTACCGTTACGGATAG
- a CDS encoding lipoyl domain-containing protein, whose protein sequence is MAAGSRVVVDSAAAWPEDAMDVEEAVVANWFVREGAHVAADEVLCEIQVEKVSIDVLAPTAGEVVAILVGENDEFVRGDPLAELAPD, encoded by the coding sequence ATGGCGGCTGGCAGCCGCGTCGTCGTCGACTCCGCCGCCGCGTGGCCGGAGGACGCGATGGACGTCGAGGAGGCCGTCGTCGCCAACTGGTTCGTCCGCGAGGGCGCCCACGTCGCGGCCGACGAGGTGCTCTGCGAGATACAGGTCGAGAAGGTGAGCATCGACGTGCTGGCGCCGACAGCGGGCGAGGTGGTCGCCATCCTCGTCGGCGAGAACGACGAGTTCGTCCGGGGTGACCCGCTCGCGGAGCTCGCGCCGGACTGA
- a CDS encoding DUF5786 family protein: protein MSMGAYDESEHERREEKMSEVDADVDDDRVNYEGRVEFDSGDSTEALLDQFKQIKSDAGH, encoded by the coding sequence ATGTCGATGGGTGCATACGACGAGTCGGAACACGAGAGACGCGAGGAGAAGATGAGCGAGGTCGACGCCGACGTGGACGACGACCGCGTGAACTACGAGGGGCGGGTGGAGTTCGACTCCGGCGACTCGACCGAGGCGTTGCTCGACCAGTTCAAACAGATAAAGTCCGACGCCGGCCACTGA
- a CDS encoding helix-turn-helix transcriptional regulator: MGGPVDEIRFLVASKNRVRVLEYLSETPADREELAAELAVSRPTLSRVLTGLEERQWISQHGSDCEITTSGAFLTESFRALEEAVETMQRLEPVVDSLPIAEFDFELVRLRDATITTPTQTDPGAPLRRARQLILEADEFHFLTNTVVSPLAEALRERTVQGELTVVGVVTEELLDTISASPAFGDPTREMIESGGAELYRYDGSVSQTLGVADGTVASITHVDPDGSQRAQIETDDEHVCTWVRSTIEACRRESERIDAGTFSQ; encoded by the coding sequence ATGGGCGGGCCAGTCGACGAGATCCGGTTCCTCGTGGCGTCGAAGAACCGCGTGCGGGTGCTCGAGTACCTGTCCGAGACACCGGCAGACCGTGAGGAACTCGCCGCCGAGCTCGCCGTCTCGCGACCGACGCTCAGCCGAGTCCTCACCGGCCTGGAGGAACGGCAGTGGATCTCCCAACACGGTTCGGACTGTGAGATCACGACGTCGGGAGCGTTCCTCACCGAGTCGTTCAGGGCACTCGAGGAGGCCGTCGAGACGATGCAGCGACTCGAGCCCGTCGTCGACTCCCTGCCGATCGCGGAGTTCGACTTCGAGTTGGTCCGCCTCCGCGACGCGACGATCACGACTCCGACGCAGACCGACCCAGGTGCCCCCCTCCGGCGAGCGAGGCAGCTGATCCTCGAGGCGGACGAGTTCCACTTCCTGACGAACACCGTCGTCTCCCCCCTCGCAGAGGCGCTCCGGGAGCGAACCGTCCAGGGTGAACTCACCGTCGTGGGCGTCGTCACCGAAGAACTGCTCGACACAATCAGTGCCTCGCCGGCGTTCGGCGACCCGACCCGCGAGATGATCGAGTCGGGTGGAGCCGAGCTCTATCGCTACGACGGCAGCGTCTCGCAGACGCTGGGCGTGGCGGATGGAACAGTCGCGTCGATCACCCATGTCGACCCGGACGGATCCCAGCGTGCGCAGATCGAGACCGACGACGAACACGTGTGCACCTGGGTCAGGTCGACCATCGAGGCGTGTCGTCGTGAGTCCGAGCGAATCGACGCCGGCACCTTCTCGCAGTGA